The Argopecten irradians isolate NY chromosome 16, Ai_NY, whole genome shotgun sequence genome window below encodes:
- the LOC138310567 gene encoding tripartite motif-containing protein 2-like translates to MATANVPVRTEGQTTCNHHKGRQLDLYCEKCQEPICLKCISTIHRIHPVCELIEVTPQKKQDIRNFIDRTEQNDLVQIGKYITSTDTLLKDNESIFEKLSDQLDMQIEKLKQDLDKLRAETLSLYQNMKDDNIILIQKYKQELEMYDKELKQQMLKCKKVLQQGSHIEIYDTKCEIDSRKNIPVKPGLDTVSFNPNNSPKGHLLQALGEVITSGQGHTSTDRKRSVALSDGQQQPSSQQQSEDKGKKAVARKTLLTETKVVEEWKSPCVIGSICPTTDDQAWTSDYSNTLTLLNRNGTVIQKVTHKTGIMDISVSPTTHRLWACDQQNNILELVSGQLIQQFTTKTRLFSICITAKNHVIVGMSGIVSKYTTQGQMVITTMASGIGKPFMCTAYRITECPITNNVAVIGHSDERDGGDGNSHVVVMDTYFQQLFVYRGDIPSTCKQSPQTGGRPFNPYDIVYDSQGSIIVGNYYNKNVVLLSKDGKGLGILHTDRDSVWAVSVGRDDLLWIPTGFMGDCVKMLQYYKM, encoded by the coding sequence ATGGCAACAGCAAACGTACCAGTTCGTACGGAAGGACAGACAACCTGTAACCAtcacaaggggagacaactagaTTTGTACTGTGAAAAGTGTCAAGAACCAATCTGTCtaaaatgtatatcaactatTCACAGAATTCATCCAGTGTGTGAGCTTATTGAAGTCACTCCTCAGAAGAAACAAGACATCAGAAACTTTATTGACAGAACAGAACAAAATGATTTGGTACAGATTGGGAAATACATCACCTCTACTGATACACTCCTCAAAGACAACGAAAGCATATTTGAGAAATTATCTGATCAGTTGGACATGCaaatagaaaaattaaaacaagaccTTGACAAGCTTAGAGCAGAGACTCTCTCATTGTATCAGAACATGAAAGACGAcaatatcatacttatacagaAATACAAACAAGAACTGGAGATGTATGACAAAGAACTTAAACAACAAATGCTGAAATGTAAGAAAGTACTTCAGCAGGGCTCTCACATAGAAATATACGACACCAAATGTGAAATAGATTCCCGAAAAAATATTCCTGTAAAACCTGGTTTAGACACAGTTAGCTTTAATCCAAACAATTCTCCTAAAGGTCACCTGCTACAAGCCTTAGGAGAGGTCATCACCTCAGGCCAAGGTCATACATCTACTGACCGGAAACGGTCAGTAGCATTATCAGACGGTCAGCAACAACCCTCATCACAACAGCAATCGGAGGATAAAGGTAAGAAAGCAGTGGCCAGGAAAACACTACTGACAGAGACCAAGGTGGTGGAGGAGTGGAAGTCTCCATGTGTCATTGGTTCTATATGTCCTACCACTGATGACCAGGCCTGGACCAGTGACTACAGTAACACATTAACTCTCCTGAACAGGAATGGTACAGTGATACAGAAGGTCACACACAAGACTGGGATCATGGACATCAGTGTATCACCAACAACACACAGATTGTGGGCCTGTGATCAACAAAACAACATCCTCGAGCTGGTATCAGGACAGTTAATCCAACAATTCACAACTAAAACACGTCTTTTCAGCATATGTATTACAGCAAAGAACCATGTCATTGTGGGCATGTCAGGAATCGTTTCCAAATATACCACACAAGGTCAGATGGTCATCACTACAATGGCATCAGGGATTGGGAAACCATTCATGTGTACAGCATACAGGATCACAGAATGTCCTATCACTAACAATGTCGCAGTGATTGGTCACAGTGATGAAcgtgatggtggtgatggaaACAGTCATGTAGTTGTCATGGATACTTACTTCCAGCAACTGTTTGTATACAGAGGTGACATCCccagtacatgtaaacaatcaCCACAAACAGGAGGTAGACCATTTAACCCATATGATATAGTGTATGATAGTCAGGGGAGCATCATCGTAGGGAATTATTACAACAAAAATGTCGTCCTATTGAGTAAAGATGGTAAAGGCCTCGGGATCCTACACACAGACAGAGACAGCGTATGGGCTGTAAGTGTGGGTAGAGATGATTTACTATGGATACCAACTGGGTTCATGGGGGATTGTGTAAAGATGTTGCAGTACTACAAGATGTGA